Proteins from a single region of Synechococcus sp. WH 8109:
- a CDS encoding nitrate reductase, giving the protein MTNSPRSVRSQCPYCGVGCGLELLPPAVKGEAVKRDAEGNPMWTARGDREHPSSLGQVCIKGATVGETLAPGRLRQPLFRPTLEDDFAPISWDDALNKITSQIQASVARRGNADGIAMYGSGQFHTEDYYLAQKLLKGALGTNNFDANSRLCMSSAVAGYTRSLGSDGPPCSYEDLDHCTVAFLIGTNTAECHPVLFQRLLKRKRKNPGSVKIVVVDPRRTDTAKAADIHLPIAPGSDLALLHGIAHLVLRENGQDPAFIDDHTENYDAFFDVAARWTPRRVALFCNIPEKRLREVATLFHRREKVLSLWSMGVNQRREGTAVVQGLINLHLLTGQIGKQGAGPFSLTGQPNAMGGREAGGLAHLLPGYRLVANAEHRTEVEQAWQLPAGRINAKPGLAAWQQIEAMEQEALDLWWVAATNPLVSLPDLDRVKSAMQKCPLVVVSEAYADSETSHYAHLLLPAAQWSEKAGAMTNSERRVTYCPAYRRRFGESRPDWEVFAEVGRRLGYSEQFDFDSAAEVYAEFTALTQGRLCDVSGLSHELLEDEGPQQWPYPSGSTPTTEAKRLYENHLFATPNKRARFSTDQPLGLAEPPCDTYPLVLTVGRYLGQWHTMTRTGKVERLMKQHPEPLLEIHPGDAQELKLRNGELAAISSRRGHLTATVKVTDRIRRGSVFLPMHWGFTQEKACEANTLMHDEACPVSKQPELKACAVIVAPAVSVVKPVEQQKGRLEALRRLLTPALR; this is encoded by the coding sequence ATGACCAACTCACCCCGCAGCGTGCGCAGCCAGTGCCCCTACTGCGGCGTGGGTTGTGGTCTGGAGCTTTTGCCTCCTGCCGTGAAGGGTGAGGCCGTGAAACGGGATGCCGAGGGCAACCCGATGTGGACCGCCCGCGGCGACCGCGAACACCCCTCCAGCCTTGGCCAGGTCTGCATCAAGGGCGCCACCGTCGGCGAAACCCTGGCCCCAGGCCGCCTGCGCCAACCCCTCTTCCGCCCGACCCTGGAGGACGACTTCGCACCGATCAGCTGGGACGACGCCCTGAACAAAATCACCAGCCAGATCCAGGCGAGTGTGGCCCGGCGCGGCAACGCCGATGGCATCGCCATGTACGGCTCCGGTCAGTTCCACACCGAGGACTACTACCTCGCCCAGAAACTGCTCAAAGGCGCCCTGGGCACCAACAATTTCGACGCCAACTCGCGACTGTGCATGAGCTCAGCGGTGGCGGGCTACACCCGCAGCCTGGGCTCCGATGGTCCCCCCTGCAGCTATGAGGATCTCGACCACTGCACAGTGGCGTTTCTGATCGGCACCAACACAGCCGAATGCCACCCGGTGCTGTTCCAGCGGCTGCTGAAGCGAAAACGCAAAAACCCCGGCAGCGTCAAGATCGTGGTGGTGGATCCACGCCGCACCGACACCGCCAAAGCCGCCGATATCCACTTGCCGATTGCACCGGGCAGCGACCTGGCCCTGCTGCACGGCATTGCCCACTTGGTGCTGCGCGAAAACGGCCAGGATCCGGCCTTCATCGACGACCACACCGAGAATTACGACGCCTTTTTTGACGTCGCCGCCCGCTGGACCCCAAGGCGGGTGGCCCTGTTCTGCAACATCCCCGAAAAACGCCTGCGGGAAGTGGCGACTCTGTTCCACCGGCGCGAGAAGGTGCTCAGCCTCTGGTCGATGGGGGTGAACCAACGCCGTGAAGGAACGGCCGTGGTGCAGGGATTGATCAATCTGCATCTGCTCACCGGCCAGATCGGCAAGCAAGGCGCGGGCCCGTTTTCCCTCACCGGCCAACCCAACGCCATGGGCGGACGCGAGGCCGGAGGCCTAGCCCACCTGCTGCCGGGCTACCGCCTGGTGGCCAACGCCGAACACCGCACCGAAGTGGAACAGGCCTGGCAGCTGCCGGCAGGACGAATCAACGCCAAGCCCGGATTGGCGGCCTGGCAGCAGATCGAAGCCATGGAGCAGGAGGCGCTGGATCTGTGGTGGGTGGCCGCCACCAACCCCCTGGTGAGCCTCCCGGATCTCGACCGGGTGAAGTCAGCCATGCAGAAGTGCCCGCTGGTGGTGGTGAGCGAGGCCTACGCCGACTCGGAAACATCCCACTACGCCCATCTGCTGTTGCCCGCAGCCCAGTGGAGCGAGAAGGCCGGCGCCATGACCAATTCCGAACGGCGGGTCACTTACTGCCCGGCCTACCGGCGCCGCTTCGGCGAGAGCCGTCCCGACTGGGAGGTGTTTGCCGAGGTGGGCCGGCGCCTGGGCTACAGCGAGCAGTTCGACTTCGATTCAGCGGCTGAGGTCTACGCCGAATTCACGGCTCTTACCCAGGGCAGGCTCTGCGATGTAAGTGGCCTCAGCCATGAACTGCTGGAAGACGAAGGACCGCAGCAATGGCCCTATCCCAGTGGCAGCACCCCCACCACAGAAGCCAAACGCCTCTACGAAAACCATCTGTTCGCCACCCCCAACAAACGTGCCCGCTTCAGCACCGATCAACCGCTGGGACTGGCGGAACCCCCCTGCGACACCTATCCGCTGGTGCTCACGGTGGGCCGCTACCTGGGCCAGTGGCACACGATGACCCGCACCGGCAAGGTGGAACGGCTGATGAAACAGCATCCCGAGCCGCTGCTGGAGATTCACCCCGGTGACGCGCAGGAGTTGAAACTGCGCAACGGCGAACTGGCGGCGATCAGCTCACGCCGCGGCCACCTCACCGCCACGGTGAAAGTCACCGATCGCATCCGGCGTGGATCGGTCTTCCTGCCGATGCACTGGGGATTCACCCAGGAGAAGGCCTGCGAAGCCAACACCCTCATGCACGACGAGGCCTGCCCGGTGTCAAAGCAGCCTGAACTCAAGGCCTGCGCGGTGATCGTGGCTCCCGCCGTCTCGGTGGTGAAGCCCGTTGAACAGCAGAAAGGACGATTGGAGGCCCTGCGCCGGCTGCTCACACCAGCACTTCGCTGA
- a CDS encoding NarK family nitrate/nitrite MFS transporter has product MLGDLWSFQGRYRTLHLTWIAFFLTFVVWFNLAPLATTVKADLGLTVGQIRTVAICNVALTIPARVLIGMLLDKFGPRITYSSILVFSAIPCLLFASAQDFNQLVVARLLLSIVGAGFVIGIRMVAEWFPPKEIGLAEGIYGGWGNFGSAFSALTMVALAGFLSFSGGFELPTGAVLNWRGAIALTGIVSAVYGCFYFFNVTDTPPGKTYQRPAKTAGLEVTSMRDFWGLLGMNVPFAAILCVLCWRLTKVGFLTASTYPLALGAVAVWFAFQTWGIIRTNRDLILGNKVYPKEDRYEFRQVAILELTYIVNFGSELAVVSMLPTFFETTFDLPKATAGILASCFAFVNLVARPAGGLISDRVGSRKNTMGFLTAGLGVGYLVMSMIKPGTFTGTTGIAVAVVITMLASFFVQSGEGATFALVPLVKRRVTGQVAGLVGAYGNVGAVTYLTIFSLLPMWMGGGGEPTPEVIAASNSAFFQILGVAGLIVAFFCFFFLKEPKGSFADLHEGETA; this is encoded by the coding sequence ATGCTTGGCGACCTTTGGTCGTTCCAGGGCAGGTACCGAACCCTTCACCTGACCTGGATCGCCTTCTTCCTGACCTTCGTGGTCTGGTTCAACCTGGCCCCTCTGGCCACCACCGTGAAAGCGGACCTGGGTCTGACCGTTGGTCAGATCCGCACCGTGGCCATCTGCAACGTGGCCCTCACCATTCCGGCGCGCGTGCTGATCGGCATGCTCCTGGACAAATTCGGACCCCGGATCACCTACTCCTCGATCCTGGTGTTCTCGGCGATTCCCTGCCTGCTGTTTGCGTCCGCTCAGGACTTCAACCAGCTGGTGGTGGCCCGTCTGCTGCTCTCCATCGTTGGCGCCGGCTTCGTGATCGGCATCCGCATGGTGGCCGAGTGGTTCCCGCCCAAGGAAATCGGCCTGGCTGAAGGCATCTATGGCGGCTGGGGCAACTTCGGCTCCGCCTTCTCCGCCCTGACCATGGTGGCCCTCGCTGGCTTCCTCTCCTTCTCCGGCGGCTTCGAACTGCCCACTGGCGCTGTTCTGAACTGGCGCGGTGCGATCGCTCTGACCGGCATCGTCTCCGCCGTCTACGGCTGCTTCTACTTCTTCAACGTCACCGACACCCCCCCCGGCAAGACGTATCAGCGCCCTGCGAAAACCGCAGGTCTGGAAGTCACCTCAATGCGCGACTTCTGGGGTCTGCTGGGCATGAACGTGCCCTTCGCAGCCATCCTCTGCGTGCTCTGCTGGCGCCTGACCAAGGTGGGCTTCCTCACCGCAAGCACCTACCCCCTGGCCCTCGGCGCCGTCGCCGTCTGGTTTGCTTTCCAGACCTGGGGAATCATCCGCACCAACCGCGACCTGATCCTCGGCAACAAGGTCTATCCCAAGGAAGACCGCTACGAGTTCCGCCAGGTGGCGATCCTCGAGCTCACCTACATCGTGAACTTCGGCTCCGAACTGGCCGTGGTTTCGATGCTGCCCACCTTCTTTGAAACCACCTTCGATCTGCCGAAGGCCACCGCCGGAATCCTGGCGTCCTGCTTCGCTTTCGTGAACCTGGTCGCCCGTCCTGCTGGCGGTCTGATCTCCGACCGCGTCGGCAGCCGCAAGAACACCATGGGCTTCCTCACTGCCGGTCTCGGCGTGGGCTACCTGGTGATGAGCATGATCAAGCCCGGCACCTTCACCGGCACCACCGGCATTGCCGTTGCCGTGGTGATCACCATGCTCGCCTCCTTCTTCGTGCAGTCCGGTGAAGGCGCCACCTTCGCGCTGGTGCCCCTGGTCAAGCGTCGCGTCACCGGTCAGGTGGCCGGCCTGGTGGGTGCCTACGGCAACGTTGGCGCTGTGACCTACCTGACCATCTTCAGCCTCCTGCCGATGTGGATGGGCGGCGGCGGCGAACCCACCCCCGAGGTGATCGCGGCTTCCAACAGTGCCTTCTTCCAGATCCTGGGCGTGGCCGGTCTGATCGTGGCCTTCTTCTGCTTCTTCTTCCTGAAGGAGCCCAAGGGGTCCTTCGCAGACCTGCACGAAGGCGAAACCGCCTGA
- a CDS encoding nitrate reductase associated protein, with translation MSSRSDSASHCFAFEQDFIGNWRCIPLCVRRKLDLCGVKLKLNHWLELSQEQRQALVDWPDAADALEQLRQHLRACTRSMADGMVKDLPPVSGAPWQQQAELPAAVQEAATVRGVALTLEQWTQLSELDRFALCKLARPGHDHHNLEAAFSEVLV, from the coding sequence ATGTCCAGCCGTTCTGATTCCGCCAGCCATTGCTTTGCCTTTGAACAGGACTTCATTGGCAACTGGCGCTGCATCCCTCTGTGTGTGCGACGCAAATTGGATCTGTGTGGGGTGAAGTTGAAGCTCAACCACTGGCTTGAGCTTTCCCAGGAGCAACGTCAAGCCCTGGTGGATTGGCCGGATGCGGCCGATGCTCTCGAGCAGCTTCGCCAACACCTGCGCGCTTGCACGCGCTCCATGGCAGATGGCATGGTCAAGGATCTGCCACCGGTGAGCGGTGCCCCCTGGCAACAGCAGGCGGAGCTGCCCGCTGCGGTGCAGGAGGCGGCCACAGTGCGGGGTGTGGCGCTGACCCTGGAGCAGTGGACCCAACTCAGTGAGCTGGATCGCTTTGCCTTGTGCAAGTTGGCCCGGCCTGGGCACGACCACCACAACCTTGAGGCAGCCTTCAGCGAAGTGCTGGTGTGA
- a CDS encoding molybdenum cofactor guanylyltransferase — protein sequence MGRDKALLPHPCGGVWLTALVDQLLPLGHPVQVLSRHPVHAELLAHRPGCSVVLESPPWNGPLQALARLLPSQPGEALLVLPVDMPRLRTAVVQQLIAAWNRAPEQAAVAHDGQRLQPLLAVIPSGSPFRSCLDQQLQRGELRWMDWLTCVPHQAVRLPAEALVNANCPADLAALEG from the coding sequence ATGGGGCGTGACAAGGCCCTCTTGCCGCACCCCTGCGGTGGTGTCTGGCTCACGGCCCTGGTTGACCAGCTGTTGCCGCTGGGTCATCCGGTGCAGGTGTTGAGTCGTCATCCCGTGCACGCAGAGCTGCTGGCCCACCGGCCCGGATGTTCCGTGGTGCTGGAGTCCCCTCCCTGGAATGGCCCCCTGCAGGCGCTGGCCAGGCTGTTGCCGTCTCAGCCTGGGGAGGCCTTGTTGGTGCTGCCGGTGGACATGCCGCGTTTGCGCACGGCCGTTGTCCAGCAGCTGATCGCAGCCTGGAATCGTGCCCCGGAGCAAGCAGCGGTGGCCCATGACGGGCAACGGCTGCAGCCGTTGCTGGCGGTTATCCCCTCCGGTTCTCCCTTCCGCTCCTGCCTTGATCAGCAACTGCAACGCGGAGAGTTGCGCTGGATGGATTGGTTGACCTGCGTTCCCCATCAGGCGGTGCGCTTGCCTGCAGAGGCGTTGGTGAATGCCAATTGCCCCGCAGATCTGGCAGCGTTGGAGGGATGA
- a CDS encoding molybdenum cofactor biosynthesis protein MoaE, whose protein sequence is MTDCRVEVCPDPFDPWQQLALWSGDAAAAAIFIGRVRPTTIDGRPLEALELEHFPGLCERQITAMALRLQQEHRAGPILVLHRVGKLAPGEPIVLVAVQADRRGAAQRCSAALLEQLKHQAPFWKREWCAGQGTWLEANTPL, encoded by the coding sequence TGTGCCCGGATCCCTTTGATCCTTGGCAGCAACTGGCGCTTTGGAGCGGTGATGCCGCGGCCGCGGCGATCTTTATTGGTCGGGTGCGTCCCACCACCATTGATGGCCGGCCTCTGGAGGCACTGGAGCTGGAGCACTTCCCCGGCCTTTGCGAACGTCAGATCACGGCCATGGCGCTGCGTCTGCAGCAGGAGCACCGGGCGGGGCCGATTCTGGTGCTGCACCGGGTGGGCAAGCTTGCCCCCGGTGAGCCGATCGTGCTGGTGGCGGTACAGGCCGATCGCCGTGGGGCGGCGCAGCGCTGCTCGGCCGCGTTGTTGGAGCAACTCAAGCACCAGGCCCCGTTCTGGAAACGGGAGTGGTGCGCTGGTCAGGGCACCTGGCTGGAGGCCAACACGCCACTCTGA
- a CDS encoding molybdopterin molybdotransferase MoeA, with amino-acid sequence MSGNAEPYGREGLPLEEARRRVLAALQPITASNTVPLQQALCRVSAADVLASDAVPGFRASIMDGYALGQSHQPKPGDTWQLKGRSAAGQPFNGTLATGDAIRILTGAPLPDGAGWVLPQELISVDGTSLQLVKEASDRPWIRPEDEECRPGDLLLAAGQRLGAADLARLASCGIAALTVAQQPRIGLLISGDELVPPGTARQPGAIWESNGTLLETMFRALGQSVTQRRVVADQPDALRQALLDLAQDCDVVVSTGGVSAGDTDWIRPLVAELGAVDFWKLFLRPGRPFAFGSIGEGVPFFGLPGNPVAAAVTALQLLWPALQVLEGQSEPELFHRVMVELADPLSRRPGRPELARARLDTNAAGTLLARVDGSQASSRIGSLQHADLLLELPAEAGPLESGTRLWAQLIRQRIF; translated from the coding sequence GTGTCTGGAAACGCTGAGCCCTACGGACGCGAAGGGCTACCCCTCGAAGAGGCACGTCGACGGGTTCTTGCGGCGCTTCAGCCGATCACAGCAAGCAACACAGTGCCGCTGCAGCAGGCCCTCTGCCGGGTGAGCGCTGCGGATGTGCTGGCCAGCGATGCCGTACCGGGGTTTCGGGCCTCGATCATGGACGGCTACGCCTTGGGGCAGAGCCACCAGCCCAAACCTGGGGACACCTGGCAGCTGAAGGGACGCTCCGCTGCCGGCCAGCCCTTCAACGGAACCCTGGCCACCGGCGATGCGATCCGCATCCTCACCGGTGCTCCACTGCCTGACGGTGCCGGCTGGGTGCTGCCCCAGGAGCTGATCAGCGTGGACGGCACCAGCCTCCAGCTGGTGAAAGAGGCGTCGGATCGTCCCTGGATTCGCCCCGAGGATGAGGAATGCCGACCGGGAGACCTGCTGCTGGCCGCTGGACAGCGCCTCGGTGCCGCTGATCTCGCACGCCTTGCCAGCTGCGGCATCGCCGCCCTAACCGTTGCTCAGCAACCCCGCATCGGACTGCTGATCAGCGGGGACGAGCTGGTGCCACCCGGAACAGCGCGGCAACCCGGTGCCATCTGGGAGAGCAACGGCACGCTTCTGGAGACAATGTTCCGGGCACTCGGGCAATCGGTGACCCAGCGACGGGTGGTGGCCGATCAACCCGACGCCCTGCGCCAGGCCCTGCTGGATCTGGCACAGGACTGTGACGTGGTGGTGAGCACCGGCGGCGTCTCCGCCGGCGACACCGATTGGATCCGACCCCTGGTGGCGGAGCTGGGTGCTGTGGACTTCTGGAAACTGTTCCTACGCCCGGGGCGCCCCTTTGCCTTCGGCAGCATCGGTGAGGGCGTGCCGTTTTTCGGACTGCCGGGCAATCCCGTAGCCGCGGCGGTCACCGCCCTGCAACTGCTCTGGCCTGCCCTGCAGGTTCTGGAGGGCCAAAGCGAACCGGAGCTGTTCCACCGGGTGATGGTGGAACTCGCCGACCCGTTGTCCCGCCGACCGGGACGGCCGGAATTGGCTCGGGCCCGCCTCGACACCAACGCCGCAGGAACGCTGCTGGCACGGGTGGATGGATCGCAGGCCTCGTCCCGGATCGGTTCCCTGCAACACGCCGATCTGCTGCTGGAACTGCCAGCGGAAGCCGGCCCGCTCGAAAGCGGCACCCGTCTCTGGGCCCAGCTGATTCGTCAGCGGATTTTTTAA
- a CDS encoding NAD-dependent epimerase/dehydratase family protein encodes MDLTIVGCGYVGLALAERLQPRRPQLKLTLTTTSSERLEQLRPLADRVELCDATDPAQLRDALRQSSNAVFCLGPKGDRQVDANGYRHTFVDSFRCLTSLLPQLPELRQIVYTGSCSVYGDAEGDWVDEQTPPAPGRGHGDVLLEGEQLLNGISGRRVCILRLGALYGPGRDLDRRLHGLAGLERPGSGSTYSNWLHVVDAAGALEAAIDAEWAGLVNVVNDEPIRLRDLVGRSLQRQGLAPVRWLGQDEPGSGGRRIRNTRLKQLGYQLQHPRLDQSGVLASSQVP; translated from the coding sequence ATGGACCTGACGATCGTTGGCTGCGGCTACGTGGGGCTCGCTCTGGCGGAGCGGCTGCAGCCAAGACGCCCCCAGCTGAAGCTGACGCTGACCACCACCAGCAGCGAACGGCTGGAGCAACTCAGGCCCCTCGCCGATCGGGTGGAGCTGTGCGACGCCACCGACCCCGCGCAATTGCGGGACGCCCTGCGGCAGAGCAGCAATGCCGTGTTCTGCCTCGGGCCAAAGGGAGATCGCCAGGTGGATGCCAACGGCTACCGCCACACCTTCGTCGACAGCTTCCGCTGCTTGACGTCGCTGTTGCCACAACTGCCGGAACTGCGGCAGATCGTCTACACGGGCAGTTGCTCGGTATACGGCGATGCCGAGGGGGACTGGGTGGATGAGCAAACGCCACCCGCGCCAGGCCGCGGCCATGGCGATGTTCTGCTGGAAGGCGAACAACTGCTCAACGGCATCAGCGGCCGGCGGGTGTGCATCCTGCGCCTCGGGGCGCTCTATGGCCCTGGCCGCGATCTCGACCGACGCCTGCACGGACTCGCTGGACTGGAACGCCCTGGCAGCGGATCGACCTACAGCAACTGGCTGCATGTGGTGGATGCCGCCGGTGCCCTGGAAGCCGCTATCGATGCTGAATGGGCCGGACTGGTGAATGTGGTCAACGACGAGCCGATTCGGCTGAGGGATCTGGTGGGGCGCAGCCTGCAGCGCCAAGGTCTGGCCCCCGTGCGCTGGCTTGGGCAGGACGAACCGGGTTCAGGAGGCCGACGGATCCGCAACACCCGGCTCAAACAGCTGGGCTACCAGCTGCAGCACCCGCGCCTTGATCAGAGTGGCGTGTTGGCCTCCAGCCAGGTGCCCTGA
- the moaC gene encoding cyclic pyranopterin monophosphate synthase MoaC has protein sequence MTQDLSHLNQQGEVHMVDVGDRPATHREAHARGAIRMDAATLSLIQRGETPKGDLLAVARVAAIQAAKRTWELIPLCHPLPLSGMDVSIDADASLPGLVLHCRCRTTGQTGVEMEAMTAVSVGLLTLYDMLKAVDPAMTIEAIQLEFKEGGRNGVWKR, from the coding sequence ATGACGCAAGACCTGAGTCATCTGAACCAGCAAGGCGAGGTTCACATGGTGGACGTGGGGGACCGTCCGGCCACCCACCGCGAAGCCCATGCCCGTGGCGCCATTCGCATGGACGCCGCAACCCTCAGCTTGATCCAGCGAGGCGAGACACCGAAAGGAGATCTGCTGGCGGTCGCCCGGGTGGCAGCGATCCAGGCCGCCAAACGCACCTGGGAGCTGATTCCCCTTTGCCATCCGCTGCCACTCAGTGGCATGGATGTGTCGATCGACGCCGACGCCTCCCTGCCTGGCCTGGTGCTCCACTGCCGTTGCCGCACCACAGGCCAGACCGGGGTGGAAATGGAAGCGATGACGGCCGTGTCCGTGGGGCTGCTGACCCTCTACGACATGCTCAAGGCGGTTGATCCAGCCATGACGATCGAGGCGATCCAGCTGGAGTTCAAAGAAGGAGGGCGGAACGGTGTCTGGAAACGCTGA
- a CDS encoding carbonic anhydrase, with translation MGIQRRHFLQRTGGLALAALMQARPVEAAEEGFCIPNDPLEALMSGNRRFAEAWRLAEQNNGTTPRTADPDPRCFNSPRALATSQHPWATVLTCSDSRVSPNWVFDTTPGELFVIRNAGNAAFTEAIASIEYGVSVLKTPLLMVMGHSGCGAVTAAMDSNPLTPSLERLIQPIRENINGSSDLEDAVRRNALASASTLIQRSAVLAEAKTSGALKLVVGCFQLNSGVVSLIE, from the coding sequence ATGGGGATCCAGCGCCGTCACTTCCTCCAGCGAACGGGCGGCCTGGCCTTGGCCGCCCTGATGCAAGCGCGCCCCGTTGAGGCAGCAGAGGAGGGGTTCTGCATCCCGAATGATCCACTCGAGGCCCTGATGTCGGGAAACCGCCGGTTTGCCGAGGCCTGGCGCCTGGCCGAGCAAAACAACGGAACGACGCCCCGAACGGCGGATCCCGACCCGCGCTGCTTCAACTCCCCCAGGGCGTTGGCCACCAGCCAACATCCCTGGGCCACCGTGCTCACCTGCTCTGATTCACGGGTTTCGCCGAACTGGGTGTTCGACACCACCCCTGGCGAGCTATTCGTGATCCGCAACGCCGGCAACGCCGCATTCACCGAAGCCATTGCCTCCATTGAGTACGGCGTCAGCGTTCTCAAGACGCCGCTGCTGATGGTGATGGGACACAGCGGCTGCGGAGCCGTTACAGCGGCGATGGACTCCAACCCGCTGACCCCCTCCCTGGAGCGGCTGATCCAACCCATCCGGGAGAACATCAACGGCAGCAGCGATCTCGAGGACGCCGTGAGGCGCAACGCCCTCGCCAGCGCCTCCACCTTGATTCAACGCAGCGCCGTTCTGGCTGAGGCCAAAACCAGTGGTGCGCTGAAACTGGTGGTGGGTTGTTTCCAACTCAACAGCGGTGTTGTCAGCTTGATCGAATGA
- the moaA gene encoding GTP 3',8-cyclase MoaA has product MSTSLPLADRLNRPIGVLRLSLTARCNLACPYCCPDVEEPPGLLTLEQQIRVIRVATRLGVQTLRLTGGEPLLSRRLLPLLEAVAQARRDRSDPMAGLQAVALTSNGVLLSEPMARALRAAGLDRITISLDAAEGEAAARMAGLQGGAVAGERLVRQVQDGIAAACAAGFDPSRGELKLNAVIQRGINDDQLLPLAALARQQGMELRLIEYMDVGNRNQWTLDQVLPAAQMVERIHARWPLEPLGRPRGGTARRWRYGDGAGSIGVIASISEPFCGDCNRLRVTADGQAFTCLFSAEGTDLKPALASELQLEQAMRQLWQRRQDRYSEERDPGAAASTHAEMAYLGG; this is encoded by the coding sequence ATGAGCACGTCGCTGCCGCTTGCGGACCGCCTCAACCGGCCCATCGGGGTGCTGCGGTTGTCGCTCACGGCCCGCTGCAATCTCGCCTGTCCGTACTGCTGTCCGGATGTGGAGGAGCCCCCTGGCCTGCTCACCCTTGAGCAGCAGATTCGCGTGATTCGTGTGGCCACGCGCCTGGGAGTACAGACGTTGCGGCTCACCGGTGGAGAGCCGTTGTTGAGTCGGCGTTTGTTGCCTTTGCTGGAGGCGGTGGCGCAGGCCCGGCGGGATCGTTCGGATCCGATGGCTGGTTTGCAGGCCGTGGCGCTCACCAGCAACGGGGTGCTGTTGTCGGAACCGATGGCGCGGGCGTTGCGTGCCGCAGGGCTGGATCGCATCACCATCAGCCTGGATGCGGCGGAAGGGGAAGCAGCGGCGCGCATGGCTGGTCTCCAGGGTGGTGCCGTGGCTGGTGAACGCCTGGTGCGCCAGGTGCAGGACGGCATTGCGGCGGCCTGCGCCGCTGGCTTTGACCCCTCACGCGGTGAGCTCAAACTCAATGCCGTGATCCAACGGGGGATCAATGACGATCAGCTGTTGCCTTTGGCCGCTTTGGCGCGGCAGCAGGGGATGGAGCTGCGTTTGATCGAATACATGGATGTGGGCAACCGCAACCAGTGGACGCTGGACCAGGTGCTGCCGGCGGCGCAGATGGTGGAGCGCATTCACGCCCGTTGGCCTCTTGAACCGCTGGGTCGACCGCGGGGTGGCACGGCCCGGCGTTGGCGCTATGGCGATGGTGCCGGATCCATCGGTGTGATTGCCTCCATCAGTGAGCCGTTCTGCGGGGATTGCAACCGCTTGCGTGTCACCGCTGATGGGCAGGCATTCACCTGCCTGTTCTCCGCTGAAGGCACCGATCTCAAGCCCGCGCTCGCGTCGGAGCTTCAGCTTGAGCAGGCCATGCGCCAGCTCTGGCAGCGGCGCCAAGACCGCTACAGCGAGGAGCGTGATCCAGGCGCCGCTGCGTCAACCCATGCGGAAATGGCGTATCTGGGGGGCTGA